In Gemmobacter sp. 24YEA27, a genomic segment contains:
- a CDS encoding lysine-2,3-aminomutase-like protein — protein MNDQSPPGKAQAQSALTTVDGLIREGLSPVAQWAELEQVAAEFRVRLSPGMRQIGSDAVLAQFLPDPRELTILPEELIDPIGDDVHRPVPGLTHRYPDRVILHTTQICEVYCRFCFRREAVGENGQLEEAEFIRVQDYLRDHPQIWEVILTGGDPLTLSARRLKDMLARLAEIPSVEVIRFHTRIPVVAPEKITEDLTRAMQVRPVVWLVLHTNHADEITPAASAALARLTRAGVPLLSQTVLLKGINADPDTLEQLFRTLIRNRVKPYYLHHPDLAKGTGHFRLSLHEGQEIMAALRGRISGTALPTYVLDIPGGFGKVPVGPGYLQDHGDGSWTVTDPQGRAHSYRDL, from the coding sequence ATGAATGACCAGTCTCCCCCCGGCAAGGCGCAGGCTCAGAGCGCGCTGACCACTGTTGACGGGCTGATCCGCGAGGGTCTGAGCCCCGTGGCTCAATGGGCAGAACTTGAACAGGTTGCGGCGGAATTCCGGGTGCGGCTGAGCCCCGGAATGCGGCAGATCGGATCTGACGCTGTCCTGGCGCAATTTCTCCCTGATCCGCGCGAGCTGACCATCCTCCCGGAAGAGCTGATCGACCCGATCGGGGATGACGTGCATCGCCCGGTGCCCGGCCTGACGCATCGCTACCCGGACCGCGTGATCCTGCACACGACCCAGATCTGCGAGGTCTATTGCCGCTTTTGCTTCCGACGGGAGGCGGTGGGGGAAAACGGTCAGCTCGAGGAGGCGGAATTCATCCGCGTACAAGACTATCTGCGCGACCATCCGCAGATCTGGGAGGTGATCCTGACCGGCGGCGACCCGCTGACCCTGTCCGCGCGGCGCCTGAAGGATATGCTGGCCCGACTGGCAGAGATCCCAAGCGTCGAGGTGATCCGCTTCCATACCCGCATCCCGGTCGTGGCGCCGGAGAAGATTACCGAAGACCTGACAAGGGCGATGCAGGTCCGCCCGGTGGTCTGGCTCGTGCTGCATACGAACCATGCCGACGAAATTACCCCTGCCGCCAGCGCGGCACTCGCACGGCTGACCCGGGCGGGCGTGCCGCTCTTGTCGCAGACGGTGCTGCTGAAGGGGATCAATGCCGATCCCGACACGCTGGAGCAGTTGTTCCGTACTTTGATCCGCAACCGGGTGAAGCCCTATTACCTGCATCACCCCGATCTCGCAAAAGGCACCGGCCATTTCCGTCTGAGCCTGCACGAGGGGCAGGAGATCATGGCCGCTTTGCGCGGACGAATCTCCGGCACTGCGCTGCCGACCTATGTCCTGGATATCCCCGGCGGCTTTGGAAAGGTTCCGGTTGGCCCTGGCTATC